The Desulfobacterales bacterium genome contains a region encoding:
- a CDS encoding phosphohydrolase, which yields MDYYSIIKKFYVPNTKAFNLLVNHGEQVAKKALKVAQNVLHYDPNLEFIEEASMLHDIGVCFTNAHSIGCEGKNPYLLHGILGRALLENINLQKHALVCERHVGVGITLQDIKAFNLPLPLRDMSPITIEEKIICFADKFFSKNEIEHEKSIEEILNNLEKYGEDKVAKFKAWLKMFRYNEDQK from the coding sequence ATTGATTATTATTCAATTATAAAAAAATTCTATGTCCCCAATACAAAAGCCTTTAATTTACTTGTAAATCATGGAGAACAAGTGGCAAAAAAAGCTCTTAAAGTCGCCCAAAATGTTTTACATTATGATCCGAATTTAGAGTTTATTGAAGAAGCCTCTATGCTCCATGATATTGGGGTATGCTTTACAAATGCACATTCTATTGGATGTGAAGGAAAAAATCCCTACTTACTTCATGGAATCTTAGGACGAGCGCTATTAGAAAATATAAATCTTCAAAAGCATGCTCTTGTCTGCGAGAGGCATGTTGGAGTTGGGATAACTCTTCAAGATATAAAAGCATTTAATCTTCCATTGCCATTAAGGGATATGAGTCCAATAACTATAGAAGAAAAAATAATATGTTTTGCAGATAAATTTTTTTCAAAAAATGAAATTGAACATGAAAAAAGCATCGAAGAAATACTTAACAATCTTGAAAAATATGGTGAAGATAAAGTGGCTAAATTCAAAGCATGGCTGAAAATGTTTAGATATAACGAGGATCAAAAATGA
- a CDS encoding response regulator — protein sequence MKRSLSILTKIWLSLSILILGYLISMVFGFFLGRETEQRLYQVSESLVPASHQSQLALNAFKEQIKYYKDAVVSGEYILFETAFAKANLCDEAISKLVTIEGISSYRQKEITQILYSHKDFTEVAQSTYKLMAEYLIDEASSIDTNNKEHIILKEKASFLNNQTQDILEVLTNLSKKFNDELKKELSYISTIHHHQRYLNLIVFIAVVITALSLISILIVRSISKPLKKTFMLESAVEQSVDGISVTDLNGYLIFGNQGWASMHGYEIDDLIGMHIFDFHTDEQLNKVSFPSLDTIKEKGAIKCEIGRKRKDDSVFPSLMTMHLLKDADENMSLVTITRDITEQKQNEEELKAAKEQAEVANNIKSEFLANMSHEIRTPMNSIIGMCSLLLDTKLDREQREYIETTQISADSLLSIINDILDFSKIEAGKLELEYIKFNLRKAIEDIMELLAMNAHEKGLEFVYIIGHDIPCFIKGDLARLRQILINLTGNAIKFTEKGEVVVKVSVYSEDETNISLKFEVYDSGIGIPQNSITNLFKSFSQVDSSATRKFGGTGLGLAISKKLARMMGGEINVESKEGKGSKFWFTAVFKKTKELSQEQDLIIPDDIKQKRVLVVDDNLLTLESISLYLKLWGIRFEVSSSGEYALILLKKAYKDNDPFELVLIDHIMPNMDGETLCTKIKSDISLKNTDLVIITPSGLKRDLPRMKKIGFLSYLTKPIKRMHLYDCIMKTFREEGDAPKVDNIAKSLLARLNNINKKFLKRKKPRILLAEDNLVNQKLTLRLLEKIGYYAEGVFTGVEVVQKLEKIDYDVVLMDVQMPDMDGIEATKVIRNPESKCLRHDIPIIAMTAHAMKGDREKCISAGMDDYVSKPIKLDKLSETIEKYLSKI from the coding sequence ATGAAACGATCCTTAAGTATTTTAACAAAAATATGGCTTAGCTTGAGTATCTTAATTTTAGGATACCTTATATCAATGGTATTTGGTTTTTTTCTTGGAAGAGAAACAGAACAGAGGCTTTACCAAGTTTCTGAATCCCTTGTTCCTGCTTCTCACCAAAGTCAGTTAGCACTTAATGCATTCAAAGAACAAATAAAATATTATAAGGATGCTGTTGTTTCTGGCGAATATATTCTTTTTGAAACTGCTTTTGCAAAGGCTAATTTATGTGATGAAGCCATTTCAAAATTAGTAACTATCGAAGGCATAAGTTCATATAGACAAAAAGAAATTACGCAAATTTTATATTCCCACAAAGACTTTACAGAAGTTGCCCAAAGTACTTATAAGCTTATGGCAGAATATCTAATCGACGAAGCTTCCAGCATTGATACAAATAATAAAGAGCATATAATTTTAAAAGAAAAAGCATCATTTCTTAATAATCAAACCCAAGATATATTAGAGGTTTTAACAAATTTATCAAAAAAATTTAATGATGAACTCAAAAAAGAATTATCCTATATAAGCACGATACATCATCATCAACGCTACCTTAATTTAATTGTATTCATTGCAGTAGTCATAACAGCTTTAAGCCTTATTTCTATCCTTATTGTTCGTTCTATAAGTAAACCCCTCAAAAAAACATTTATGCTTGAAAGTGCTGTTGAACAATCAGTTGACGGAATTTCCGTAACGGATTTAAATGGGTATTTAATTTTTGGAAATCAAGGATGGGCATCAATGCATGGATATGAAATAGATGATTTAATTGGTATGCACATATTTGATTTCCATACAGATGAACAATTAAATAAAGTATCTTTTCCAAGTCTTGACACAATCAAGGAAAAAGGTGCTATAAAATGCGAAATAGGTCGTAAAAGAAAAGATGATTCAGTGTTTCCTTCATTGATGACTATGCACCTTTTAAAAGATGCGGATGAAAATATGAGTCTTGTTACAATAACAAGGGATATAACTGAACAAAAACAAAATGAAGAAGAACTGAAAGCCGCAAAAGAACAGGCAGAGGTCGCTAATAACATTAAAAGCGAGTTTCTTGCTAATATGAGCCATGAAATTCGAACTCCAATGAATAGCATTATTGGTATGTGCAGTTTACTCCTTGATACAAAGCTTGATCGAGAACAAAGGGAATATATTGAAACAACCCAAATAAGTGCGGATTCTCTCCTTTCAATAATAAATGATATTTTAGATTTTTCAAAAATTGAAGCTGGAAAATTAGAACTTGAATATATAAAGTTTAATCTTAGAAAAGCAATAGAAGATATAATGGAATTATTAGCAATGAATGCCCACGAAAAAGGTTTGGAATTTGTATATATCATTGGGCATGATATTCCATGTTTCATTAAGGGAGACCTTGCTCGTCTTCGTCAAATACTAATAAATCTTACTGGTAATGCAATAAAATTTACAGAAAAAGGAGAAGTAGTTGTTAAAGTAAGTGTTTACAGTGAAGATGAAACAAATATTAGTCTTAAATTTGAAGTCTATGACTCAGGAATAGGAATACCACAAAATAGTATAACAAATCTGTTTAAATCTTTTTCTCAAGTTGACAGTTCTGCAACAAGAAAATTTGGGGGTACTGGATTAGGGCTTGCTATTTCAAAAAAATTAGCCCGAATGATGGGTGGAGAAATTAATGTAGAAAGTAAAGAAGGTAAAGGCTCTAAATTCTGGTTTACCGCTGTTTTTAAAAAAACAAAAGAGCTTTCTCAAGAACAAGATTTAATAATTCCTGATGATATAAAACAAAAACGCGTCCTCGTTGTTGATGATAATTTACTGACATTGGAAAGTATATCTTTATATTTAAAATTATGGGGGATTAGATTTGAGGTTTCCAGCAGTGGAGAATATGCTCTCATTTTGTTAAAAAAAGCTTATAAAGATAATGACCCTTTTGAACTCGTATTAATTGACCATATAATGCCAAACATGGACGGAGAAACTCTTTGTACAAAAATAAAATCCGATATAAGTTTAAAGAATACTGACCTTGTAATTATTACACCGAGCGGACTTAAACGAGACCTTCCCCGCATGAAAAAAATAGGATTTTTGTCTTATCTTACAAAACCTATTAAGCGTATGCACCTTTATGATTGTATAATGAAGACATTCAGAGAAGAAGGAGATGCTCCAAAGGTTGATAATATAGCTAAATCTTTATTAGCTCGTTTAAATAATATAAATAAAAAATTTTTAAAACGAAAAAAACCCCGTATTCTTTTAGCTGAAGATAATTTAGTAAATCAAAAATTAACGCTGCGCCTTCTTGAAAAAATTGGGTACTATGCTGAAGGAGTTTTTACGGGTGTTGAAGTTGTTCAAAAATTAGAAAAAATAGATTATGATGTAGTTCTGATGGATGTTCAAATGCCGGACATGGATGGGATAGAAGCAACAAAAGTTATTAGAAATCCAGAATCAAAATGTTTACGCCATGATATTCCAATTATTGCTATGACCGCTCACGCAATGAAAGGGGATAGGGAAAAATGCATTTCGGCGGGCATGGATGATTATGTATCAAAACCAATTAAATTAGATAAGCTGTCTGAAACTATAGAAAAATATCTTTCAAAAATATAA
- a CDS encoding FAD:protein FMN transferase: MSKNKKEAKINFVFLTLLFVLIIINSVFILIYINGKNNKANVPTKEIQNASPIDHLLVPIEIKPSWWEENRKIYKDIPARILFKLPQNAKKKSAQITKEIWDEFDRIGKIFNPFSMESEIGNLNFSIKTFPVKVSSDVIHMLNTSSYLWMESDMEFDPTILPIKKIWSSGEKHQIIPTDANINVVLEIVGFNKVHFDNSYFVSFDSPFMQLDFGGIVKGFAVDNALLIMKNNGIESGLIQIGGEISAFGLKDGEDWNIGIQNPKKDNSIWGIVSNYNSLRVSTSGNYRQPIIIQDSVFYHIFSPTTGMPVSTRVIGVTTACFDSTISNAVLDGAATAITVLGAQKGIEFAKKIKVEALIIVENENAEIKEIMTEEFYKRYKRTQ; encoded by the coding sequence GTGAGCAAGAATAAAAAAGAAGCCAAAATTAATTTTGTATTTTTAACATTATTATTTGTTTTAATAATAATAAATTCAGTGTTTATTTTAATTTATATAAATGGAAAGAATAACAAAGCTAATGTTCCTACAAAGGAAATCCAAAATGCATCACCGATTGATCATCTACTTGTTCCTATAGAAATAAAACCTTCATGGTGGGAAGAAAATCGTAAAATTTATAAGGATATTCCGGCTCGAATATTGTTTAAGCTGCCCCAAAATGCTAAAAAAAAATCTGCACAAATTACTAAGGAAATATGGGATGAATTTGATAGAATAGGAAAAATCTTTAATCCTTTTTCAATGGAATCAGAAATAGGCAACTTAAATTTTTCAATTAAAACTTTTCCAGTAAAGGTTTCCTCTGATGTAATTCATATGTTGAATACTTCAAGCTATCTTTGGATGGAAAGTGATATGGAATTTGATCCCACAATTTTGCCAATAAAAAAAATATGGTCAAGTGGAGAAAAACATCAAATTATCCCTACTGATGCTAACATAAACGTTGTGCTTGAAATAGTGGGTTTTAATAAAGTTCATTTTGATAATAGCTATTTTGTTTCCTTTGATTCTCCATTTATGCAACTTGACTTTGGAGGCATTGTAAAAGGCTTTGCTGTAGACAATGCTTTATTAATCATGAAAAATAATGGGATTGAATCTGGTCTTATTCAAATTGGAGGAGAAATATCAGCATTTGGCTTAAAAGATGGAGAAGACTGGAACATAGGAATTCAAAATCCAAAAAAAGATAATTCAATATGGGGAATTGTATCTAATTATAATAGCTTGAGAGTTTCAACAAGTGGAAATTATCGTCAGCCAATCATTATACAAGATAGCGTTTTTTATCATATTTTTAGCCCTACAACAGGAATGCCTGTTTCTACAAGAGTAATAGGAGTTACTACAGCATGTTTTGACAGCACAATTTCAAATGCCGTATTAGATGGAGCAGCAACGGCTATAACTGTTTTAGGCGCCCAAAAAGGAATAGAATTCGCAAAAAAAATAAAAGTAGAAGCTTTAATAATAGTAGAAAATGAAAACGCTGAAATAAAAGAGATAATGACAGAAGAATTTTATAAAAGATATAAGCGCACTCAGTAA
- the minE gene encoding cell division topological specificity factor MinE, whose product MLSEMFRKFKGGGKSKEIAKKRLQVTLVCDKLGIDEATLTALQNDIVEVISRYFEIDQNGLKLDIKRTEDSASLAFNSLIMGAKNLKKNNAEQNKRK is encoded by the coding sequence ATGTTAAGTGAAATGTTCAGGAAATTCAAAGGTGGCGGAAAGAGCAAAGAGATTGCAAAAAAAAGACTTCAAGTTACGTTAGTCTGTGACAAACTCGGTATTGATGAGGCTACTTTAACAGCCTTACAAAACGATATTGTTGAGGTAATTTCAAGATACTTTGAAATTGACCAAAATGGTCTTAAATTAGATATTAAACGTACTGAAGATTCAGCGTCCCTTGCGTTTAATTCGCTTATTATGGGTGCAAAAAATTTAAAAAAAAATAATGCCGAGCAAAATAAACGAAAATAA
- the lnt gene encoding apolipoprotein N-acyltransferase, which produces MDKLTAQISFISLKKILLAILSGLLLTASFPAPNFSYLAWISIIPLLYSIRDVEGKKAFLLGLISGLSHYLTLMYWIINTIKTYGELPFILGLLLLLLLALYLSLYIALFCCLITKFCLTSKNIQVYTPIIWILLEYLRGKLLTGFPWLLLGYSQFERLNLIQVSDIFGVYGISFLIIFVNVSLFIVFLHLTKIKWKFLQINKKDSTLSIIICFFLFLSSLLYGKWQIYNFDKKTFPLLKAAVIQGNIDQSAKWDYVVQEQNLNKYISLSKSAKISKPDIIVWPETAASFYYKNNAYLSALLDANIRAINTNFIIGSPSFERKQNETILYFNSAYLINNYATVEGRYDKVHLVPFGEYVPLKKILPFIEKIVENIGDFSNGKKGEILYLNNAKIGVQICYEVIFPELSSAIVRNGANVIVNITNDAWFGFSSAPFQHFSMVVFRAIENKKSVIRSANTGISGFIDPLGRIISFSPLFVESMLVENVPLVENQTFYSKHGDVFIFLCLCFFIFILYQNGYLKLRKE; this is translated from the coding sequence ATGGATAAACTCACAGCACAAATTAGTTTTATTAGTCTTAAAAAAATATTATTAGCAATCCTAAGCGGTTTATTGCTTACAGCCTCCTTTCCTGCACCAAATTTTTCATATCTTGCATGGATATCTATTATTCCCTTACTATATTCAATAAGGGACGTAGAAGGCAAAAAAGCTTTTTTATTAGGCTTGATTTCAGGCTTATCCCATTATCTAACCCTTATGTATTGGATTATCAACACAATTAAAACATATGGTGAACTTCCATTTATTTTAGGCCTCCTTCTTTTGTTGCTATTAGCGCTATATTTATCTTTGTATATAGCTCTATTTTGTTGTTTGATTACTAAATTTTGTTTAACTTCCAAAAATATTCAAGTTTATACTCCAATTATCTGGATTTTGCTTGAATACCTAAGGGGTAAATTACTAACTGGATTTCCATGGCTATTATTAGGATATTCTCAATTTGAAAGATTGAACTTAATTCAAGTTTCAGATATATTTGGAGTATATGGAATATCGTTCTTAATCATATTTGTTAATGTTTCTCTTTTTATAGTATTTTTGCATTTAACAAAAATAAAATGGAAATTTCTACAAATAAATAAAAAAGATTCAACATTGTCAATAATAATATGCTTTTTTTTATTTTTATCATCATTACTATATGGGAAATGGCAAATATATAACTTTGATAAAAAAACGTTTCCCCTTTTAAAAGCAGCGGTTATCCAAGGGAATATTGACCAATCTGCAAAATGGGATTATGTTGTTCAAGAACAAAATTTAAATAAATATATTTCTTTATCTAAATCAGCAAAAATATCAAAACCAGATATTATTGTTTGGCCTGAAACAGCCGCTTCATTTTATTATAAAAATAATGCTTATTTGTCAGCTCTGTTGGATGCAAACATACGAGCAATAAATACAAACTTTATTATTGGAAGTCCTTCATTTGAAAGAAAACAAAATGAAACAATATTATATTTTAATAGTGCATATCTTATAAATAATTATGCTACTGTTGAAGGCAGATATGATAAAGTTCATCTTGTTCCATTTGGAGAATATGTTCCATTAAAAAAAATTTTGCCATTTATTGAAAAAATAGTTGAAAATATTGGAGACTTCAGTAATGGAAAAAAAGGAGAAATCCTTTACCTAAACAATGCTAAAATTGGCGTTCAAATCTGTTACGAGGTAATATTTCCTGAATTATCTAGTGCCATTGTAAGAAATGGCGCAAACGTAATTGTCAACATAACTAATGATGCATGGTTTGGTTTTTCAAGTGCGCCTTTTCAGCATTTCTCAATGGTTGTATTTAGGGCGATTGAAAATAAAAAATCTGTGATAAGATCTGCAAATACTGGAATAAGCGGTTTTATAGATCCTCTCGGCAGAATTATTTCCTTTAGTCCTTTATTTGTAGAATCCATGTTAGTAGAAAATGTTCCTTTAGTAGAAAATCAAACTTTTTATTCAAAACATGGAGATGTTTTTATTTTTTTATGTTTATGTTTTTTTATATTTATATTGTATCAAAATGGATACCTAAAATTAAGAAAGGAGTAA
- a CDS encoding SAM-dependent methyltransferase — translation MEQKEWSIGKLMELSSGYWKLSAIQAGIKLDIFTIIGEGELTAQEIAIKIESDTRATSMLLNALAALELIQKKDARYFATDFAKKFLSKNSDDYFGYIIMHFHNLVYSWNNLHEAVKSGKPVRTRMPQRTDEELENFLMGMNNLATHLAKIVTDKIDLSNCNSIIDIGGGPATYSIHFCIENKNLKATVFDLPSTEPFAKKNIEKFGLTDRINFIAGNYLEDKIEGKYDAAWLSQILHGMGQKECFNVIEKAVASLNKGGMIYIHEFILDDSMASPVHPALFSLNMLLGTDNGQSYSEGQIIDMLKNAGVENIKRLQFKGPNDSGIISGIKA, via the coding sequence ATGGAACAAAAAGAATGGAGTATAGGAAAATTAATGGAGCTTTCGTCAGGCTATTGGAAATTATCCGCAATCCAAGCTGGAATAAAACTCGATATTTTTACTATAATTGGAGAAGGCGAATTGACTGCTCAAGAAATAGCAATTAAGATTGAATCTGATACGAGAGCAACTTCAATGCTTTTAAATGCCCTTGCCGCACTGGAGCTCATTCAAAAAAAAGACGCCAGATATTTTGCTACCGATTTTGCAAAAAAATTTTTATCAAAAAATTCTGATGATTATTTTGGTTATATAATTATGCATTTTCATAATCTTGTTTATTCATGGAACAACTTACATGAAGCTGTAAAGTCAGGGAAACCCGTAAGAACAAGAATGCCTCAAAGGACGGATGAGGAATTAGAAAATTTTCTTATGGGCATGAACAATCTTGCAACTCATCTTGCAAAAATAGTTACTGATAAAATTGATTTATCTAACTGTAATAGTATAATTGACATTGGAGGAGGACCTGCTACATATTCAATTCATTTTTGTATTGAGAATAAAAACTTGAAGGCAACTGTGTTTGATTTACCTTCAACTGAGCCTTTCGCCAAAAAAAATATTGAAAAATTTGGACTTACAGATAGGATTAATTTTATTGCTGGAAATTATCTTGAAGACAAAATAGAAGGAAAATACGATGCAGCATGGCTTTCCCAGATATTACATGGAATGGGGCAAAAAGAATGTTTTAATGTAATAGAAAAAGCTGTAGCAAGCCTTAACAAAGGTGGTATGATTTATATTCATGAGTTTATCTTGGATGATTCTATGGCAAGCCCTGTCCATCCAGCTTTATTTTCTTTAAATATGCTTTTAGGAACAGATAATGGCCAAAGTTATTCAGAAGGGCAAATAATAGACATGCTTAAAAACGCAGGAGTTGAGAATATTAAGCGATTACAATTCAAAGGGCCTAATGATTCAGGAATTATTTCAGGAATTAAAGCTTAA
- a CDS encoding ferredoxin:thioredoxin reductase has protein sequence MNAEELYSKLSKIQEAKGYYFNTDRERVLDLLSNLLVNKDRYGSMICPCRLFSGDIENDSDIICPCAYREADVKEYGSCYCNLYVSKEWNNGKIPKIYVPERRSPDKWL, from the coding sequence ATGAATGCAGAAGAATTATACAGCAAATTATCAAAAATACAGGAAGCAAAAGGTTATTATTTTAATACAGATAGAGAACGCGTATTAGATTTACTATCAAACCTTTTAGTGAATAAAGATCGTTATGGATCTATGATTTGCCCTTGCCGTTTATTTTCAGGAGATATTGAAAATGATTCTGATATTATTTGTCCTTGCGCATATAGAGAAGCAGATGTGAAAGAATATGGGAGCTGCTATTGTAATCTTTATGTCTCTAAAGAATGGAACAATGGAAAAATTCCTAAAATTTATGTTCCTGAAAGAAGGTCCCCTGATAAGTGGTTATAG
- the prfB gene encoding peptide chain release factor 2 (programmed frameshift), with protein sequence MSYEIKQSINECRNKLEKLRTVFELATKEKKLEEIEGLLAKENFWDNQEKSKEILKERSSLISKLDKCKNIQGKFEDIETLFELSMEEDDKESLDEVFHQLEIFENEIARYSLTLLLNKEEDPNNAIVSINAGAGGTDAQDWAEILFRMYSRWTERKGFKFELIDLQQGDEAGIKSVTFTAKGEYAFGYLKTEIGVHRLVRISPFNANGKRHTSFASVFVFPELNNDITVEIEEKDLRIDVYRASGAGGQHVNKTSSAVRITHIPTGIIVQCQQEKSQHRNKDTAMKVLKSRIHHAEMQKQQRKMQEIYDNKDEIAWGSQIRSYVLHPYQLVKDHRTNIETGNIISVLDGGIDMIIESVLLSGKC encoded by the exons ATGAGTTACGAAATTAAACAATCAATAAATGAATGCCGGAATAAATTAGAAAAATTG AGGACCGTCTTTGAGTTAGCTACAAAAGAAAAAAAATTAGAAGAAATCGAGGGTTTGCTTGCAAAAGAAAATTTTTGGGATAATCAAGAAAAATCAAAGGAAATATTAAAAGAAAGATCTTCCCTTATATCTAAATTAGATAAATGTAAAAATATACAAGGTAAATTTGAAGATATTGAAACTTTATTTGAATTATCAATGGAAGAAGATGATAAAGAAAGTCTTGATGAAGTGTTTCATCAATTAGAAATTTTTGAAAACGAAATTGCGCGATATTCATTAACGCTTCTTTTAAATAAGGAAGAAGACCCTAATAATGCTATTGTTTCTATTAATGCTGGAGCTGGAGGTACTGATGCCCAAGACTGGGCAGAAATTTTATTTAGAATGTATTCAAGATGGACTGAGCGTAAAGGCTTTAAATTCGAATTAATAGACCTTCAACAAGGAGATGAAGCTGGCATTAAAAGCGTTACTTTCACTGCAAAAGGAGAATATGCATTCGGTTATTTAAAAACAGAAATAGGAGTGCATCGATTAGTTAGAATTTCTCCTTTTAACGCTAACGGTAAAAGACATACTTCTTTTGCATCAGTATTTGTATTTCCAGAGCTTAATAATGATATAACTGTAGAAATTGAAGAAAAAGATTTAAGGATAGATGTTTATAGAGCGAGCGGAGCTGGGGGCCAGCATGTTAATAAAACAAGCAGTGCTGTTAGGATTACTCATATACCTACAGGCATTATAGTTCAATGTCAGCAGGAAAAATCCCAGCACAGAAATAAAGATACCGCTATGAAAGTTCTTAAATCAAGGATTCATCATGCTGAAATGCAGAAACAGCAGAGAAAAATGCAAGAAATCTATGATAATAAGGATGAAATTGCATGGGGTAGCCAAATTAGATCCTATGTTCTTCATCCATACCAATTAGTAAAAGATCATAGAACAAATATAGAGACAGGAAACATAATCAGCGTTCTTGATGGAGGAATAGATATGATTATAGAAAGTGTCCTTTTATCAGGTAAGTGTTAA
- a CDS encoding STAS domain-containing protein, with protein MSTIIKNGNNVMVKPGRDVVASMVNEFRDELHTLVQESSGEITIDLTGVEMVDSVGIGVIIATHNSLNKTGRKLRVINVSKEIYSLFTTMRLDRHFEVVRAS; from the coding sequence ATGAGTACAATCATTAAAAATGGAAATAATGTTATGGTTAAACCGGGAAGAGATGTAGTTGCGTCAATGGTAAACGAATTTAGAGATGAGCTTCATACTCTTGTTCAAGAATCATCTGGGGAGATTACGATAGACCTCACTGGGGTTGAAATGGTTGATTCAGTAGGAATCGGCGTAATTATTGCTACTCATAATTCCCTTAATAAAACTGGAAGAAAATTAAGGGTTATTAATGTAAGTAAAGAAATTTACAGCCTGTTTACTACTATGAGGTTAGATCGTCATTTTGAAGTAGTTCGCGCATCTTAA
- a CDS encoding nitroreductase family protein, producing the protein MEFKEVIETRRSVNFFDSSKDIPEKILRELVETAAKTPSSFNLQPWSLIVVKNHDEKLRLRKLAWDQPKVSEAPVVFIVLADREAWEEKNQFSEKNFKEMIKAGSMKEEQRQWYFNTTKALYGDGGERSQAFACKNTGFFAMSLMLAAKNLGVDTHPMDGFDHDGVKKEFNIPDNYWVPVLISAGYFDTSKDIFPPKWRKTYEEIVITFK; encoded by the coding sequence ATGGAATTTAAGGAAGTAATAGAAACAAGGCGTTCAGTAAACTTTTTTGATTCTTCTAAGGACATTCCTGAAAAAATATTAAGAGAACTTGTTGAAACTGCCGCTAAAACTCCATCGAGCTTTAATCTTCAGCCTTGGAGCTTAATAGTAGTTAAAAACCATGACGAAAAACTCCGTCTTAGAAAATTAGCATGGGATCAACCAAAAGTAAGTGAAGCACCTGTTGTTTTTATCGTATTAGCTGATAGAGAAGCGTGGGAGGAAAAAAATCAGTTTTCTGAAAAAAATTTTAAAGAAATGATAAAAGCAGGAAGTATGAAAGAAGAGCAAAGACAATGGTATTTTAATACTACAAAGGCTCTTTATGGTGATGGAGGTGAACGGAGTCAGGCATTTGCATGTAAAAATACGGGTTTTTTTGCAATGTCTTTAATGCTCGCCGCAAAAAATCTTGGAGTTGATACACATCCAATGGACGGTTTTGATCATGACGGTGTTAAAAAAGAATTTAATATTCCAGATAATTATTGGGTTCCAGTTTTAATATCAGCTGGTTATTTTGATACTTCAAAAGATATTTTTCCTCCAAAGTGGAGAAAAACCTATGAAGAAATAGTGATTACATTCAAATAA
- the minD gene encoding septum site-determining protein MinD gives MEGRVIAITSGKGGVGKTTATASLGAALALEGKRVAVVDMDIGLRNLDVIMGLENRIVFTIVDAVKGRCRIMQSAIKDRRIENLYLIPASQSDNKDAINPEDMVRLCKKLRNEFDYTVLDCPAGIEQGFENTIAGSDEAIVVCTPEVSSVRDADRVIGLLNSRSITSKIIINRIMPQLVERGDMLNHQDVIDILCVELIGLVQQDDQVIISANTGIPLVLQQESKAGQAFRRIAMRLNGLSSIPIEIPQSNSGFWKAIAQKIGMKNRVTYVK, from the coding sequence TTGGAAGGTAGAGTAATAGCCATTACGTCAGGAAAAGGCGGAGTTGGCAAAACAACAGCAACAGCTTCACTTGGGGCAGCTCTCGCCCTTGAAGGTAAAAGAGTTGCTGTAGTAGATATGGATATCGGTCTTAGAAATCTTGATGTTATAATGGGGCTTGAAAATCGAATTGTATTTACAATAGTAGATGCTGTTAAAGGCAGATGCCGAATTATGCAGTCCGCTATAAAAGATAGGAGAATAGAGAATCTTTATTTAATACCTGCTTCCCAAAGTGATAATAAAGATGCAATTAATCCAGAAGACATGGTAAGACTTTGTAAAAAGCTTCGTAATGAATTTGATTATACTGTTTTAGATTGTCCTGCCGGTATAGAACAGGGATTTGAAAATACAATTGCTGGCTCTGATGAGGCTATAGTTGTATGTACTCCTGAAGTCTCTTCAGTAAGAGATGCAGATAGAGTAATAGGCTTGCTTAATTCGAGGTCAATTACCTCCAAAATAATTATCAATCGTATAATGCCTCAACTGGTTGAACGTGGTGACATGCTGAATCACCAAGATGTTATTGATATACTATGCGTAGAATTAATTGGACTTGTCCAGCAAGATGATCAAGTAATAATTTCCGCAAATACTGGAATCCCCCTTGTTTTACAGCAAGAATCTAAAGCTGGTCAGGCTTTCAGAAGAATAGCAATGCGTTTAAATGGTTTATCAAGTATTCCAATTGAAATCCCTCAGTCTAACTCTGGATTTTGGAAAGCAATAGCACAAAAAATAGGAATGAAGAATAGGGTTACGTATGTTAAGTGA